DNA sequence from the Cellulophaga sp. HaHaR_3_176 genome:
GTTTAAAATAATTGTGTCTATCGTAGGTTCATCAAAACCTGTGGTAAGTATACTAACTGAAGATAAAATAGCATCAGGTGTTTCTTTAAACCAAGTTAAAATTTGCTTACGCTGCTTTTTAGTAGCTGTATTATCTAAATGCATTACAGGTAAACCTGCTGCTTTAAATGTGTAATATATTTGTATTGAAGTATTAATACCGTTATTAAATATTAATGCTTTTTTACCTTTTGAATGTTTCAAATACGCCTGTAATGTTTTATCTAACATTGCAGTACTTGTATATAAATCTTCAGAAGATTTAACCGTATAATCACCGTTAGAACCTACTTCTAAAGACGTTAACCCCATGTCATACTGAAAAACTTCAGCACGTGCTAAAAATTCATTTTCAATAAGAGATTCTATAGATTCACCTGAAATAAGTTCATCATAATTATCTTTCATCGGAAGTTCTTTACTAGAACTCAACGGTGTTGCGGTAACTCCTAAGATAAAAGAGTTTTCAAAAAATTTAAATAATTTTGTAAAAGAATTGTAATGCGCTTCATCAATAATAACAAGGCCAATATCTGAAATATCTAATTTATCATCATTTAAACGATTGTTAAGAGTTTCTACCATGGCAACAAAACAACTATAACGATCTTGATCATCTAGGTTTGCTTTACTGTTAACCACTTTATTAGGCACACCAAAACTTGTAAGCATTGTAGATGTTTGGTTACAAAGCTCTACACGGTGTGTCATTACCAACACCTTTTTATTATGATTTTTCAGGTACTGACGCACCATTTCAGAGAAAATAACTGTCTTTCCCCCTCCTGTTGGTAATTGATAAAGTAAATGGTAGTTATCTGGTTCTGTATCGAATTTTTCGAAAATCTTGTTTATAGCACCTTGCTGATAACTATATAATTCTTTATCCGTCTTTCTATCTTGCAATCCAATTGCTGTCTCCGTCATAATATCCTTTTCTAAGGGGCTACAAAATTAACCCCTTTATAGGGGATAACAAATAATTATTCAAAAACTATATGTTTTTTTGATTAAAAGCTTGTTTTTAATGTTGAATGTTTTATAAATTCAACTACCTAACTAACCTTCTTAAAACTACCCATTGCTTTAACATGTCTCTAGAGTTGCAAGCAGGATAACCTAATACTGTTTTACCTGCAGCAACATCATTCATAACACCTGACCCTGCACCTACAATAACACCTGAATGTAATGTGGTATGATCTTTAATAGATGCACTACCACCAATAATGACACCATCACCTAGTGTTACAGATCCAGCCAAACCGCTATGGCCTGCCATAATACAAGACCTACCCATAATAGAGTTATGGCCTATTTGTACTAGGTTGTCTATTTTAGAGCCATCTCCGATGATTGTAGAGCTGAATTTACCACGATCTACACAAGAATTTGCTCCTATCTCAACGCCATTGCCAATAATTACATTTCCTATTTGTGGAATTTTCACTAAGCCCCTACCATCAGTACTTGGTCTAAAACCAAAACCATCAGCACCAATACTCACATTTATATGAAAAATACACTGATGTCCAATTT
Encoded proteins:
- a CDS encoding DEAD/DEAH box helicase, whose amino-acid sequence is MTETAIGLQDRKTDKELYSYQQGAINKIFEKFDTEPDNYHLLYQLPTGGGKTVIFSEMVRQYLKNHNKKVLVMTHRVELCNQTSTMLTSFGVPNKVVNSKANLDDQDRYSCFVAMVETLNNRLNDDKLDISDIGLVIIDEAHYNSFTKLFKFFENSFILGVTATPLSSSKELPMKDNYDELISGESIESLIENEFLARAEVFQYDMGLTSLEVGSNGDYTVKSSEDLYTSTAMLDKTLQAYLKHSKGKKALIFNNGINTSIQIYYTFKAAGLPVMHLDNTATKKQRKQILTWFKETPDAILSSVSILTTGFDEPTIDTIILNRATKSLTLYYQMIGRGSRILNNKSSFKVIDLGNNYHRFGPWGADLDWQMIFKSPNFYMERLQNDDDIESNFRHEMPEEIRVQFAKSEEVYFDIKQVYTDATFKGESSKVVLERSIEQHGRICIENSEDVYDALALSKILDSDIDNRIASYAKCISRSTFNFLKWLKDDYKAKLSSYLRQNFDEVFEEIHGYPPEE